The Setaria viridis chromosome 2, Setaria_viridis_v4.0, whole genome shotgun sequence DNA window acaattcataaggacacacaaaggtccattcaaagaaaaacttacatggaacacagacttcccggtacgtatgaagtctgcacatttattacattgtataacaagaatatttcataacttatttttttctgcactgaagtgcttaagacaggaacccggaaataatctatgtggctactacatctgtgagcacatgcacagttttatgggacccaagggactgaagatgacgtcgcacaactttaaagtacgtaaaataaaactattactagttaattattttctagctccttatatgtatttgttcgtgtaacattcacaaatttccaaattatagatgttaaatattcaacaaggactcttgaaggaagaaagagtagcggcaatatgtgaaggtctcattggattcctaatggacgaggtggtagatccaaaaggagaattttattacgatggacgacaactagacactccgatcagcaacaccacgacgggaagattgtagatagatactttgatttatttgtatatataatacgcgctaattatgatcgatttgtactagttgaattgtgtataagaattgtgtatatatatagtaattgtataattacaaatcccattcgtttaaatactagttgatttcgttctaaaaaaatttcaactactaaaggttaacaaaagggccgcggtactacgtacgtgatgcatgcatgaaaaattcaggcgccaggcagtgccatgcagggcgccatttagtcccggttggaatccagccgggactaaagggtaaccctttactcccgattgccaaccgggactaaaggggcaccctttagtcccggttgcttttaccaaccgggactaaagggcctgtcccgcgcctggcgtggcaggccctttagtcccggttggtgacaccaaccgggactaaaggtggacctttactcccggttaaaagactcgggactaaagaccccccttttgtcccggttggtttatcccggatggattttcggaagatatgcaccctaccaaccgggactaaaggccaattctctaccagtgacaACGCAAATGCTAGGAGATGTTGGAGTCTTGGAGAAGAGTATTTGTCTGAActgacaagaaaaaaaacattcttTAATTTCAAGAGAAACGTTGCTTGACTCGGCAAGCTACAACCATCTGCATGAGCTAGGGCAACACAAGTCGCCATTATTGCTGACAGCCTGACACACAAACCGACTCAGACTGGACTCCAGCATATATGGAAGCGAGAAATGTAGGCAGGGGTTCAGTTTGGCTGCCGCCTGGATTCAGGAGGTGgatgccgccgcctcctgctgcaCCCTCAGCTTGAGGAAGTCGATGGCCCGTTCGCCGGCGGCGAACGCGTCGAAGAATCTATCGGCGAAGGTATCCGCCTTGAGCTTCCTGTacatcgccggccgcgcctcgTCGACGAGCTCCTCCACGGGCTCCAGTTCCTTCTCCGGCTCCGGCAGGTAGAACATGACCAGCGACACCCTCTCCTTGTCGCTCGTCACCACGCGGTGCATCGGCGCCCTGAACACCCCGTTGCTCATGATTTCCATCTCGTCGCCGACGATGACGAGAAGGTCGTGGCCGAGGCCGGGCACGTTGACCCACTCGCGGTCCTTGAGCACCTGGAGCCCGCCAACGTCGGGGTCGAGGAGGAGCACGGTGACGACGGAGCTGTCGGTGTGGGGCTTCACCCCGTTGACGAGGTCCGGGCGCGGGCACGGCGAGTAGTAGGTGAACCGCGCGTACGTGGCGGCCCTCTCGCCGCCGAGCCTGTCGACGAAGACCTCCTCCCGGAACCCCAGCGCCCTGCCCATGGCTCCGAGCATCGGCCTCGCCACCTGCTCGCCGCTCTTGGCGGTGAACTCGTCCAGCAGCGCCCGGAGCGACGGCGGGTAGCTGGGCCAGAACTGgagccgccgctcctccgccggctCGACCTGGAGGTAGAGCCGGTCGCACCAGTCGAGTACCTGCTCGTCGGAGTCGATGCGGTCGACGCCGTAACCCTCGGGCTGgaaccgctcgccgccgtcggcgtcgaCCACGTTGGTGTGTCGTAGCTTCTCCTCCGGCGGCCGGTAGAAGAACTCCctcgccgcggcgaggaggtcgtCGAGGAGCGCGCCCGGGATGCCGTGGCCGGACACCGCGAAGAGGCCCCAGGACTGGAGCGCCGACCGGAGCTTGGAGGCCTCCTCGACGTCGGCGGGGTCGGCCAGGCGGCGCAGGTCCACCGTGGGGAACTCAAGGTCGGTCGCCGTAACGCCGGACGTCGGGCGGTCCTCCTCCCTCAGGACGTACTTGGTGGGCGGCGCTCCGCCGAGGCAGCCGGCCGCCACCTCTTGCACCAGCTTCCTCTGAGCCTCGTGCACCAT harbors:
- the LOC117846225 gene encoding protein LATERAL BRANCHING OXIDOREDUCTASE 1, with translation MVHEAQRKLVQEVAAGCLGGAPPTKYVLREEDRPTSGVTATDLEFPTVDLRRLADPADVEEASKLRSALQSWGLFAVSGHGIPGALLDDLLAAAREFFYRPPEEKLRHTNVVDADGGERFQPEGYGVDRIDSDEQVLDWCDRLYLQVEPAEERRLQFWPSYPPSLRALLDEFTAKSGEQVARPMLGAMGRALGFREEVFVDRLGGERAATYARFTYYSPCPRPDLVNGVKPHTDSSVVTVLLLDPDVGGLQVLKDREWVNVPGLGHDLLVIVGDEMEIMSNGVFRAPMHRVVTSDKERVSLVMFYLPEPEKELEPVEELVDEARPAMYRKLKADTFADRFFDAFAAGERAIDFLKLRVQQEAAASTS